From the genome of Solanum dulcamara chromosome 12, daSolDulc1.2, whole genome shotgun sequence:
ATGTGATAGTACAAAGTTAACCAATGCTTATTCACCGGATATCGTCATTGCTTCTTTTCCGAAAAAAAGTAGTAGTTAATGAACCATGGGCCGAACATTTAAAGAGCATCATAATAACCTCCAACTGTAATGTGTGCTCTTGTAACAGGAACTCCTCTCACTGCTGAAATTGCTTCATTCAATCTTGTTGCATGTTGAACTACTTGCTTGATCCTCTACATTAATCCCACAAAAAAAAACAAGGTTTCTTAGGCCAGATCCATCAAATATTAgcgacaacaacaataacatacctaGTGATGTTGGAATAATcattataatatgatgataacacctgATTAGCAAGAAATTTCATGCTCTCCTCTTGAGGACTTTGGAAGGTATAGAGGTTGTTTTCAATCTACGGAATACTAATTTTACAAAAGAAGTATAAGAGTAAGGGAAATGATAACTTGATAAGAATGTTTAGACGTGATTCCGTTTTATGGATCGATCACGAATAGGGAGCAGAATCGTATCTGTGAGTAATTTTTCAAGGATTGGGGTTAGGAAGTGTGCAGGAACCCCTTCTGGACCTAAATCTGCCTTGGGGATCAGGGGTCAGGAAGTGAAGGGGAACCACTTCCACCTTCTAGTCCAGAGTTGCCCGATAAGTAGTCTATTAGATTGTCCGATTTGGGCGAGAGCCCAAACAAGTGAGGCAAAAAATTCTTGATCGAGAGCTTCCCTATTTTGAATattgagaaaataaaattcaatcaaatcagtcgagaatatcatcatatattaggTGGGCTAAGCAAATACGAATAGAAGGTTTGATTTGTATTATAGCAGAAGtctaaggttcaagtctctCTACACACTTATTTGGGTTCAGGACCTCTGCTTACTCTAAAAGGAAAACTTAAACGATAAGAAAATATTCTACAATATCAAGCAAGATAATgatttataattgaaaatatgtCAAACCTTGTCATCAGTAAAGATTTGGAACCTAATCTTCTGATTCTGCTTATGTTTTTGGTGATTACCAATGAATATGATGCAAATagtagcagcagcagcaacCCCAAAAGAACAAATAGCACCAATTCCATTTAAACTCTTGTTCAACAAGTTCAATCCACTAttaccattttcttcaattttctcgATCACCATCTCTTGTTCAACCTCAAAATCCTCTGTTTTCTCCTCAAATTGGGACAAAGGGGTCTTGTTAATAGACTTTGGTGAGTccattttcatgttttcaaattCATTATCCTtcattttcttgaagaaaacctgTGAGAATTGATCATGATGCTCACCAAAGTTTGGAACTTTAATCTCAAGAGGGACTTTAGTGATGACTTCTTTGGGAATAATTTCTTCTTGATCATTTGGGGTTTCTTGAAAAGTTGGATCCAAAGGGACTAATTGATTTGGCACTCTTGGTGTAGGGTGCTGTGTTATGTCAACAAATTGAGATGATTTTGGAGATGGGCAAATGAAATAATTCATGTTGAATTCATTCTTGGAATCAGAtgcatattttcttgaaaatatcaTTTTGCCTCCATCATCATGGATTTGAAGGAATCCATCATCAGGAAGAATCTCCCACTCTTCAAGatccattttttaattttgtaaaatctAAGGAAGAAAAGGGATAGAAGAGTGAGGTGCTAtagttttgagattttgattctTTTGGTGCTGAATTATTGGAGTAATTAAAGAAGGGGAAGGGTTGGTTTGGGGGGAGGGGGTGTCATAACATAAAGTGGAATTGTATGCAATAAGACGCACACCATTTAGAAGATGTCTTTCTTGCTCTTTGGAGAGTGTTAGATTTTTTCCCCTTGTCTTTATCATCTCGTATTACTTAACTGACTAATTTAGATTTACGTTTAACAGAATTTAGTTTCCTAATGGTATATATCGagaaaaacattttttattaataatagtgtTTCAGTCTTAAATAAATTGACgttttattatatgaattttcaCATCTTCATTATAGTTAAtcttgtattattattatataaatattgtgAGAATTCATCTTGAATTGATAAGTTTTACATTGATCGTCATTGTACTATAGTTCTCCTCCTTTATTCAAGTTTTAGACCGTAATgttttttatgaatatttttttctactttttaaattcaatttaaaaatatttatttaaggatATAGAGGAATCTAATGTACTTATCGGAATAATGAAACCATATAGATGGAAGTTTCTCAGCCAGACGTGTGACAAATATAGTGATGGTCCATAGGGGCCCATATAGAAGGAATCCTCTTTTGTTTGTCTACTGGATATTTCTTTAGATTattaattgaatatttttatatatattgatttgatTACTTGAATAGTTTATTGTCACTTtggataaaagaaaaatacttcTCAAATTCCTTCTATTCAATCCATTCTGATGTACACTTTTTGAGTAAAAAAGTCATAGCCAAAGAAATTCATTTCTAGTGTAACCCTCACTCATAGAACTTTGTATTTTTTGTTCCAAATAGCAAAATTTAagagatatttttaaaatttactctttttcaattaagaaaataaagaaaagtagagaaagaagaaaaagaaaaagtacaGATTGCTTGTTGGAGTTCCCTTTGAATGAGCATTGATCATGACATCTCGCCACTCCCATAAagagtttttttcatttttacgCGATATTCAGAATccattttgaaatttgattaatttaaatttacatcGAATTTTTTTAGCTTAACGGtaaagtattttttattaatgGCAATTTCAATATCCACGAGTGaaatttaagatatttaattcaaaatgaaaaagcGCTTATTATTTCATCACAAGCAACATCACCATAGAGAATTGTATTGAAAGTTGAAacactatagaagaatccaattTTAGGTATATATCTAGATTGGAATTTAATCTtctacaaattcaatttttctaACATTAAAGAAACTTCTTAGCCAAACCCCTCGGTTTACGTATGAGtttaaattttgcaaaaataaGTGAGAACCAAATTCATAGTAAGAATTCTCTCTTTATAAACAATAGTAACGGCGGcggattcaaaattttcattaaaaaaatttaaaaaataaaatatagttgTTATATTTACAAtatctttttttgagaaaattcgGATGAACACATTCGCCCTCTCCTAGATCCGCTCTTGATAGTGATACCTTGGTGCTTCCTCACTAGGATGGTCGATCCATTCATCCATCATGATTCCTACATACAAGGAGCAAACTACAAGAAATAATCTCTTAGGTTCACTTATTAttagaataaaagaaaatattaaatcagaagaaattgaaataaatatttaattccaATGGAGATGGAAGAGCAAAATAGAAGTATGCACATTTAATGCCATCACATTCAAAATGAAGTAGCTAGTAATTCTTTTTTGTCATCACACAAAAAGCTATCGAAGAGTTCCAAAAGGAGATAAAATTGACGTGTATTCTAACTTATTATTAGTTCATGTACAtacatataataaaattatgaaatggGAAACGAATAAGTTGTCAAGGATAGGCAACTAATAAACTTGGACCAAAAGGAAAAGAGGAAAACAGTGTTTAAAGCATGGACATTTGTCATTGAGATAGATGGCAAGCAATTCATTCACGGCAAGAAAATAATCTCTTATGTTTACTTATTAttcgaataaaaaaaaattaatctcataaatttataaaaataaaaataaatcttgttttgttattatttcttgatttcatGAGGAAAAGGTGTTGTATAACTAACTAAAATAATATTCTTAATGCACTATAAAATTAAAACTCCCCAATATCATAGTGAAACGTTCAAATCACAAGCTTAACAATGGAATCATGTGTCATTCAACTACCAACTAATTGTTCTAacactgttgttgatattgctAACGCTACTATTGGTGTGAAATGAATCATGTATAGTGTCAGAAGAGAAACACTACATTgaatttttcattcaaaaatgTTCGGTTGCTATTTTTATAGATATTTCGATATCGGATTTTTTTTTATGCAGTACCTCTCTTTGCTAAATactaaaaaagggcagcccggtgcacttaagctcccgctatgcgcaggaaTTCTTTGCTAAATACTTCAACTATTGAAATCAAGAAGTTACAATTggtcaaataatatgaaaggaATTATTTCCGGTGCCATTATTCCCATTTCTGCAGCTATAGTTTACATTTTTACCCAATCTGGAAAGCGGCGTCCCGTGATGAATAAATATACAACAATGATCCTTATGGACTAATTGTTCTACACTTCTTACTTGGGATAGCTTGTTACATGGCGTCGTGAGTAGGACCTTAGCTTCCATCTGGGCATGAATTAgtgtgaaaaaaaaaaaaatagtaattgtTCTGGTGTAAAAATTAGGAAGCTTCTCACTATTTCAGAGAAAATCTATTTTTCATCGTGCATTTTTCCAATAAACTGGTTAGGTGGTAAATGAATTGAAAATTCATGTTCTAGCGCAATCTTTTCACTGATTACTTCCCCATCATGTTCTTCAAGATCAAATCAAGTTAAAACATTTTCATCAAAATccaaatattattacaaaatacTTAATTTATTCACTCTCACACACACAACTTGCAAGTCAAATTAATAAGAAGATgcttcttagattcttccacaacAAAACTTATTGGTCCTGTTCTGGTTTTTGACTTTTCTTTATTCAAAAACATGAAATAAGTATTAAACTTTACTGGAACATTTTCTTAAGAGGATTCTTGGAAGTTCTTTGATTGCCCAACCAATGTTGCATATGCACTCCAATTGCATCCAAATACATTCCACTCCTCCCATGAAATCCCACAACTTTTCCTTCTGTTGTTGATGATGTGAAATATGTTCCTAGTTCCTCTCCAAATGGGCCAAATTTCCTTCTAGTTGTGTGAAAAGTCAATGATTTTATTACTTTCAATCCCATATCCTTACTTATAGGACCATAGAATCCAGTAATACATGTTAGGACTTCATGAGGATACTCTAATTTGACCTGCAAAAGATTTGCTATACTTTGTTATAAGGGAAATTCACGTATTCTTCCAACTGTCGTTCAATGTTAAATGAGTAAAGAATCAAAAATAAACCTAAAGTATCCAAAttatttgagtttcatacctgaACTATCAGGTGTGTGAGGTGTGTGAGTTTTCTATCTGAACTATCACCAGCTTTTTATCAAAACACACCTCGACTATCCATTGAACGATGATCATATTTCAGGTAAGAAACTTGCACGCCTGATAGTTAAGGTGTGTTTTGATAAACTGTTGGTTATAGTCCAGGTAGAAAACTCGTACACCTGATAGTATTAtgtatgaaactaaaaaaactGGAATGTTTTAGCTGTATTTTTGACCTTTAACTGCAGTTAAAAACTGAGAAGTAATTGTTTGTGTACCCTATTTGTGAATTTCCCAGCATTTGCACCATGTCTTACTGACCAAACAGATTGTCCATTTCGATCGTACTCAATTTCGATACAAGAAATGGCCTCTGATGATTGTGTTAGGATTATCTGTTTAATCCCAGTGAAAACTCCATCATCCCATGGCTTCCCACCTTCTCCACCCCATGGACCAGGTCCATATGGTGCTGGATCTTTCACTACCTTTTGGACTCCCTGACATTAAAccaaaaacatgaaaaaaatgatcaccttagtattaatttttttcattttccttttttctatGTGGGATTGACGTGTGTTACTCACTCCGTTCCATATTATCgttctctttccttttttggtttgttccaaaaaaaaatgatacatTTCCAAAAGTCAGGAACTTTTTAATTAAACCATTCCAACTCTCTACTTCATGATGACATGCTCTTGAAGAAATGACACGATATGTTAAAGACTACAAGATTCTAAAGGTACTTTTtacatgttatatttttagccaCGGACGTATTAGCAAATATCAGGGCACATAATTCCATACCTCATCAGTTAGTCCTTTTCTTCCTAGTTTAAAGGACCACTGTGTACCGTCATCAACCTCAGTGACAGATGTTGCTTTTGGTTTGGCAGGTTTCGGCTGAGCTGAAGGAGTTAAAGATGGGATAATTGCTGCAACTTGTTTGATAGATTTGGGAGGAGCTGGGGAAGGTAAGGATGGGACAGACGATGCTGCATTTGGTTTAACGGAGTTAGGAGCTGGAGATAAACATGGGACAACTTTTCCTTCCAACACGTGAACACCGAGTGCATCAAGAAACAATCCTTTCCTCCCATGAAAGCCAACAATCATCCCATCTTTCAATTTTGTTGAGAATTGTTGtcctttttcttctccataaGGTCCATGTTTTCCTTTCGTGGTATGAAAAGTTAGTGATTGTATAATGTTCGGTCCCATAATCATTGTTGGTCCATAGTAGCCTGTAATGTGAGTCAAAATCTCTGATGGATAATCAATTATTATCTGAAAATGAAAGGAAGATACATGTGAATTAGAAAGAACTAAGAAGAATAAGCCTAAATTTGATTCTAGTAGATCATAACAGGAACTTATACCTTTTCGGTTTTAAATCCTCCAGTACCACCATTTTTACTTCCCCATATCGGTTGTCCATTTTTGTCGTAGCAAGCTCTTATCGAAACAATTCCCACGTTACGTGACAAGTAAACTTGCTTAACACCATCATAAATGCCATCATCAAAGACATTCCCTCCACTTCCACCCCATGGACAATAAGTGACAACACCTTTGACAGTTTTCGAGGGAACTCTCTCAATAGGGGCTATAGTTGCCACCTGAAACATTATTTCAGAATACAGTATTTGGATAAACAATTTGATGAATAGAAAATTACTAGATATTTCCTTACCTTTTTATTTGGTTCGGTAGAGCTAGAATCGTGATCAGAACTAGAAGTTTGTCTTGAAAGTGTACTTGGAGGTAAAATGTTGTTGTGCTTCTCCTTGTGTCTAACTGCAACAATAAGATCAAAATTTTTACCAAGAGTTCCTTGTATCATTGAGTATTCATAAGTTTCCATCCCTTGGACAATGCTTTGTTGGGAATGAGCGATAGAATGGAGTTGCTGAGATTGAACTACAGAATTAGTCGGTAAAGACTTATGAATAGGCTCTATGTATACTCCAATAGCATCAAGATACCAGCCAGATTTTCCATGAAAGCCAACAATTTTCCTCCCAGTGTTTGGTAGAGTGAAATATGTTCCTTGCTCGACACCATATGGTCCATACGTCCTTTTGTTGCTTTCAAATGTAAGTGATCGCACAAAAACTGACCCCCTTTCGTACAAGCTACCATAATATCCGCGCATAGAAGTTAGAAACTCATCTGGATAATTTAGTCTTATCTGCAAGAAAAGCACAAGAAGAATATCAAATAGCCTTAAAAACAAATTTATGAAGCTCACAAATCAGGGGGACACTATTTATACATAGTTAAAATTACTTTTACTTTTGattacttttcatattttgaaaccTTTTAGTGAAAATTCTAGTTCCGCGACTGTCACCAATAGTCTCAGTAATTCAGTGAAATAAAAAGTTTCGCAAAATAAATGTGCTAAGAACATATAGTACAAGACACAAGTGATCCCAACCTTGTCTGTTTTAGCACCTCCACCGCCACCATGCTTCTCTGAGAATACTGAGGTTCCATTTTTGTCATACTCAACCTTAAGAGAATCAACTCCTGTTCCATGAACTATTTCCAGTTGCCTTATGGTGGAATAAACTCCATCATCCCAGTGCAATCCATTTTCACCTCCCCATGGTCCGACGGAAATGGTCTGTTTCCCTTGATCCTCGAAATTCTACAAAAGATGATTCACTCTCatgttcaatcaaatcacaaaCACTAGTACTAATTGTTCAAAGCAATCAATATATCAATACAATCAATCTATCAATCTTCCCACATGTTCTAGCCTTAGTGAACAGAGTTACTTGGCATCAACAGCTGTTGCTGGTGGATCCCGTGGATTAGTCAAGGTGCGCTCAAGCTGGCCTCGACACCACGGTTATCAATAGAAAAAAAGAGCAAATAAGACATATACTTGCTTACCATATTGAAGGATACAAATCAAGGATGCTCGAGGAGGAGACTCAGATAGTTTAGTGTTTCACAGGAGAGTTATATATACATGATTTTGTTGACAAGAGTAGAGAATATATCGGGGAAGAAGCAAATTCTAGTTTCCACTTTGTAGAGAAAgcaatgaaaagaaaagaacatgaTTCTCCACACTCCATAATATGcttttggtacttttgactAAACCCCATACACATACAGGTGTTTAGAAATTCTCATACAGTGCAAAATGTAATTGTCCAACGACAACTTTCTATGAGATTGGACAAAATAAAAGGGGGAGGGGGAATCATATCATCAAGAAAACTAGAACATTTTTTCTGAATATGAATTTGGCCCTTTCTGATAATGGCATAGCATCTATGATTGATTAATGATAAATTTACAGATTCTGAGGAAGTGCTTGGCCTCTCGTCGTTACATTGAATTGCACATTAGTGCAGTCGACATTTTCCAAATAGAAAGATATATATTCCAAGAAGCACCAAGCATCGATCAGCTTTTTATAGAAAAATTCGACATGTGCCTCGAGCTTATATTTGTTGATTTGTACCCTACTGTTGTGGATGAAGTAAGGACTGGGGCATACCGATAACTATTCCATCTCGAGCAACTTTGCTAGAGGACATTATacaggtactttcttttttcattttcaaagaCTCAATCAGTGTTATTCTGTTGTCgaattcttttaattttgtctATTGACTTCTTTTAGTGAAATGCTCCACAGTAAGAAAGTTAGTCGATAACTGCACTGGTTTGCAAGACTTTTTGGTATTTGATGGCGACTCTCTGTGGATTATGGAAAGAAGAGTTGAAACTTGGCTTTTCTATATATCCATCTTCTAAGATAATATTTGTGTACTATGAGTTTTGAACTTTTGTCTTCGTGTGTAATATCCTCATTGCTAATCTTAGCACCTTTATACTTGGACTATGGCCTACATTTGCTCCTATGTTAAATTTTGTGCTATATTAATATCAAATTCCCAGTGAGAATGAAAATCTTTTTTTCCACTTCTCGCCTGAAAGGATCAGTAGTGTTTTCACTTATCCTTCAGCATGACTCGATTAACCTACCAGTAGTGTGGAGTGTACCACCACTTGAACAAGTCTCTCACTTGTCAAGATTCAAGAATGACATCAGGGTGGAtggatttaataaataaattaaaaaaaagcatTTGTCAATGATGTATTGTGTTTTctatacaaataattatttttctgttaacaaaaaaatatctGAATAAAACCGAAGCAGTTAAATAAAAGAGAACTCAACATTAGAGTGGCGCAGC
Proteins encoded in this window:
- the LOC129876976 gene encoding uncharacterized protein LOC129876976, producing the protein MDLEEWEILPDDGFLQIHDDGGKMIFSRKYASDSKNEFNMNYFICPSPKSSQFVDITQHPTPRVPNQLVPLDPTFQETPNDQEEIIPKEVITKVPLEIKVPNFGEHHDQFSQVFFKKMKDNEFENMKMDSPKSINKTPLSQFEEKTEDFEVEQEMVIEKIEENGNSGLNLLNKSLNGIGAICSFGVAAAATICIIFIGNHQKHKQNQKIRFQIFTDDKRIKQVVQHATRLNEAISAVRGVPVTRAHITVGGYYDAL
- the LOC129876486 gene encoding jacalin-related lectin 3, which produces MNFEDQGKQTISVGPWGGENGLHWDDGVYSTIRQLEIVHGTGVDSLKVEYDKNGTSVFSEKHGGGGGAKTDKIRLNYPDEFLTSMRGYYGSLYERGSVFVRSLTFESNKRTYGPYGVEQGTYFTLPNTGRKIVGFHGKSGWYLDAIGVYIEPIHKSLPTNSVVQSQQLHSIAHSQQSIVQGMETYEYSMIQGTLGKNFDLIVAVRHKEKHNNILPPSTLSRQTSSSDHDSSSTEPNKKVATIAPIERVPSKTVKGVVTYCPWGGSGGNVFDDGIYDGVKQVYLSRNVGIVSIRACYDKNGQPIWGSKNGGTGGFKTEKIIIDYPSEILTHITGYYGPTMIMGPNIIQSLTFHTTKGKHGPYGEEKGQQFSTKLKDGMIVGFHGRKGLFLDALGVHVLEGKVVPCLSPAPNSVKPNAASSVPSLPSPAPPKSIKQVAAIIPSLTPSAQPKPAKPKATSVTEVDDGTQWSFKLGRKGLTDEGVQKVVKDPAPYGPGPWGGEGGKPWDDGVFTGIKQIILTQSSEAISCIEIEYDRNGQSVWSVRHGANAGKFTNRVKLEYPHEVLTCITGFYGPISKDMGLKVIKSLTFHTTRRKFGPFGEELGTYFTSSTTEGKVVGFHGRSGMYLDAIGVHMQHWLGNQRTSKNPLKKMFQ